The DNA window CGTAGGGGCTTCCGTCCGCGCGGTGGCTCTGCCAGAGCAGGCTGCCGTCGTCATCGAAGGCGACCATGCGGTTGACGCCGGTCTGGAGCACGGCCACGACCTCGGGGCGCCCGTCGCCGTCGAGATCGCCGCCCGCGATGCCCGCGCGGCCGTTGGTCCGGAGCGCCGGGTCGGACACCGTCCAGACGGGGCTTCCGTCCACGCCGCTGAAGGCGCGGAGGACGCCGATCTGCCAGTCCTCGTCGCACGCGAAGTTGGCGACGATCTCCGGAACTCCGTCGCCGGTCAGGTCGACCACGATCGGCGCGCTGACGCCGTGCATGCACGTCGGCACGTCCGTCGCGGTCTGCGCGCTCCACTCGACCACCGGGGCGAAGTCGCCGAAGACGGGCGTGGTCTCGCACGTGACGGGATCGAACTGCGGCAGGCAGCGGCCGAGCGTGGGCTCGCAGAAGGAGCCCATCGGGCACTCGAAGCTGTCGGTGCACGCGTCGCCCGGGTCGACGCACGCGTCGGACACGCAGACCTGCGCGTCGCCGCAACACACCGTGCGATCGGCGCCGCACCGGACGCCGGACGCGCACGCGGGCAGGCAGCTCCCCTCGATGCACTCGTCGCCGACCGCGCAGCAGGCGGGGGGCGTGCCGCACAGGACCATGCTCTCGCAGCGGTTGCCCGAGTCGGTGCCCGTGTCCGGCAGGGGGGCCGGCGCGTCGGGCTGCGGCCCGGCGTCGGGCTCGGGCCGACACAACGCGTCGACGCAGACCTCGCCCGCGAGGCAGTCCGCGGTCGTGTCGCAGGGCCGGTCGGTCGAGCCGGAGCAGTCGCAGCCGGCGAGCCAGAGGAAGCAAGAGGCGAAGCAGAGGAGGCGGTACGGCATGGCTCGGGATGCTAGCAGCGCCCGGCGCGAAGGCCCTCCCGACGCACGGCTTGACTAACATACCGACGGTACGTATATGAGTGGTCGGAGGTCGACATGAGGAACATCACGAGCTTCTATCCCGTACTCGCCACGTCGGACGTCGAGGCGTCGAGCCGCTACTTCGAGTCGCTGTTCGGCTTCGAGCCGGGCTACGTCTCCGACTGGTACGTGCACTTGAACCACCCCGCGAGCGACGCGGTCGCGCTCGCGCTGGTGTCCAAGGACCACGAGACGGTGCCGGAGGTCGGTCGCGTGCCGGCGGCGGGCCTGCTCATCAACTTCGAGGTCGAGAGCGCGGACGCCGAATACGAGACCTTGCGCGAGCGCGGCGCGGAGGTCGTGCTCCCGCTGCGCGACGAGGCGTTCGGGCAGCGCCACTTCATCGTTCGCGGGCCCGAGGGCGTGCTCATCGACGTCATCCAGCCCATCCCCCCGACGGCCGAGTACGCGAGCGCGTACGTCGGGCAGAGCGCGTGAAGCGGGCGCGTCGGACCAACGCCGAGTGGAGCGAGGCGACCACGGCCGCGCTGGTCCGGCGCGCCCGCGAGGCGTTCGGCGAGGCGGGCTACGCGGCGGTCTCGGTCGAGCAGATCGCCGAGGAGGCGGGGCTGACCAAGGGCGCGGTCTACTACCACTATCGGAGCAAGAGGGGGCTGTTCGAGGCGGTCTTCCGCGACGTGTCGCGCGAGATCGTGGCGCGCATCGAGGAGCGCGCGGACGCCGCGCCCGATCCGTGGGAGGCCGTCGCGGCAGGCTGCGAGGCGTTCCTGGACGTCGCGCTGGACGACGAGCTTCGTCAGATCGCGCTCGTCGACGCGCCCAACGTGCTCGGCTGGGCCACGTGGCGCGCGATCGACGGCGAGCACGGGCTCGGCGCGCTGAAGGCGGGCCTGCGCGCGTGCGGCGGCGCCTGCGAGGAGCTGGACACGGACACGCTCGCGCTTCTCCTCTCGGGCGCGATGAACGAGGGCGTGTTCTGCATCGCGGAGGCTCGGGATCGGGCGGCGACCCACGAGCGGGTGCGGCTGAGTCTGCGAGCGCTGCTCGCGGTGGCGCGCTGAGCTTGCGTCGACGCGTCGGTGCATAGCTAACCCCGCATGCGCTGCGAGCACGACAGCTGTCACTGCGAGGCCTCGGGCGGGCGCTACTGCAGCGCCTACTGCGCGAACTCCGCCCAGGACGAAGACGAGGGCCTCTGCGCGTGTGGGCACGAGGGCTGTCACCCGAAGCCGCATACGGATCCGACGTCGGAGGCGAAGCTCTCGATCGGTCGCGGGCCGGGGGCCGGCTTGCTGGACGACTGACGCTGACTCGTTTCGAGACGGCCGGACGATCAGGCTGTCTCGACGCGGATCACCACCGCGGTCGCGTTGTCGCGCCCGCCGACGACGATCGACTCCTCGACCAGCGCCGGCGCGGCCTCTCGCGGGGCGAGGCGGAGCCGCTCCTCGATCTCGTGGGGCTCGAGCGGGCCGCTCACGCCGTCGGTGCAGAGCATCAGGACGTCGCCCGGCTCGAGCGAGATGGAGCGCAGGTCGGGGCGCGCGTCGCAGCGCGGGGTGAGCGCCCGGGTCAACGCGCCGCCGAGGCTCGGGGAGAGCAGCTTCACGCCCTCCACCCGCGCGAGGCGCTCATAGACGTTGTGGTCCACGGTCAGCTGCTCGAGCGCGCCGCCGCCGTAGCGGTAGATGCGGCTGTCGCCGGTGTGCGCGATCACCGCCTGGCCTTCGCTCACGAGCACCGCGGCGAGGGTGGTCCCCATGCTCTGGTAGCGCCCCGCGGCGGCCTCCGCGACGATGTCCCGGTGGGCCATGCGGAAGGCGAGGTCGAGGCGCGCCGAGTCCACCATGCGGTCCCGCGCGTCGAGCTCACCGCTGGAGAAGAAGCGGGTCAGCGCGTCGATCGCGAGCGCGCTGGCGACCTCGCCGCCCGGCTCCCCGCCGACCCCATCGGCGACGGCGAAGAGCCCCGCGTCTGGAATGGCCACGAAGGCGTCCTGGTTCATGCGCCGTCGACCGAGGGCGCTCGCGGTTCCGATCGAGAGCTTCACGCCCCAGAACGATTGCGATGTCCGTGCCAGAACGAAACGTGTCCGAGGTCGAGGACCCAATCGGCCAACATGTTGGCCAATCCCCCACGCCTGGTGGCCTTCGCCCCGCGTGGTACATCCGTCCGGTGTCGGAGGGCCGCCGCAACTACAGCGACGACGAGGTCGAGGAGATCTTCCGTCGCGCGCTCGAGCGGCAGGCCGCGGCGGGGGACGGGTTCGCCCACGACGAGCTGATCGCGGCCGCGCACGAGGTGGGGCTCGACGACGACGCGATCGAGCGCGCGGTGCGGGAGCTCGAGCACGACCGGACCGAGGAGTCCATCCGCGCCGCGGTCACGCGCAAGAA is part of the Sandaracinaceae bacterium genome and encodes:
- a CDS encoding VOC family protein codes for the protein MRNITSFYPVLATSDVEASSRYFESLFGFEPGYVSDWYVHLNHPASDAVALALVSKDHETVPEVGRVPAAGLLINFEVESADAEYETLRERGAEVVLPLRDEAFGQRHFIVRGPEGVLIDVIQPIPPTAEYASAYVGQSA
- a CDS encoding helix-turn-helix domain-containing protein — encoded protein: MKRARRTNAEWSEATTAALVRRAREAFGEAGYAAVSVEQIAEEAGLTKGAVYYHYRSKRGLFEAVFRDVSREIVARIEERADAAPDPWEAVAAGCEAFLDVALDDELRQIALVDAPNVLGWATWRAIDGEHGLGALKAGLRACGGACEELDTDTLALLLSGAMNEGVFCIAEARDRAATHERVRLSLRALLAVAR
- a CDS encoding serine/threonine-protein phosphatase, which translates into the protein MKLSIGTASALGRRRMNQDAFVAIPDAGLFAVADGVGGEPGGEVASALAIDALTRFFSSGELDARDRMVDSARLDLAFRMAHRDIVAEAAAGRYQSMGTTLAAVLVSEGQAVIAHTGDSRIYRYGGGALEQLTVDHNVYERLARVEGVKLLSPSLGGALTRALTPRCDARPDLRSISLEPGDVLMLCTDGVSGPLEPHEIEERLRLAPREAAPALVEESIVVGGRDNATAVVIRVETA